In Tachysurus vachellii isolate PV-2020 chromosome 3, HZAU_Pvac_v1, whole genome shotgun sequence, one genomic interval encodes:
- the id2b gene encoding DNA-binding protein inhibitor ID-2b → MKAISPVLPMRRTHVSSHTQDLGIWRSKSAWDEPLGVLCDMNDCYSRLKELVPSLPQDRSVTKMEILQHVIDYILDLQIALDSSSDNPQPQPQRRPGVSSSTEEEISSFQISHFAKEMNTDDQITI, encoded by the exons ATGAAGGCGATCAGTCCAGTGCTGCCCATGCGGAGGACACACGTCAGCTCTCACACGCAGGATCTCGGGATCTGGAGAAGTAAGAGCGCATGGGACGAGCCACTAGGTGTGCTTTGTGACATGAACGACTGCTACAGCCGCCTAAAAGAGCTGGTGCCCAGTCTGCCGCAGGACCGGAGCGTCACTAAGATGGAGATCCTGCAGCATGTCATCGATTATATCCTGGACCTTCAGATCGCCCTGGACTCCAGCTCGGATAATCCTCAACCTCAACCACAGCGACGTCCAGGAGTTTCCTCCAGTACTGAAGAGGAAATCAGCTCCTTTCAG ATAAGCCACTTTgcaaaagaaatgaacacagaTGACCAGATAACGATCTGA